One region of Danio rerio strain Tuebingen ecotype United States chromosome 5, GRCz12tu, whole genome shotgun sequence genomic DNA includes:
- the tppp2 gene encoding tubulin polymerization-promoting protein family member 2, which produces MAEGSGEISLGEVEMAFRKFAVHGDTKATGKEMNGKNFVKLCKDCKVIDGKNVTSTDVDIIFSKVKVKSARVITFEQFTQAMGELATKRFKGKSQEEAVQLLYGLIAGKEPTNIGVTKVAKASAVDRLTDTSKYTGSHKERFDESGKGKGREGRADIPDTSGYVSAYKGQGSYDSKVKEDE; this is translated from the exons ATGGCTGAGGGTTCGGGTGAAATATCGCTGGGAGAGGTTGAGATGGCATTTCGTAAATTTGCAGTTCATGGAGACACCAAAGCGACGGGGAAGGAAATGAACGGGAAAAACTTTGTTAAGCTGTGTAAAGACTGTAAGGTCATCGATGGGAAAAATGTCACCAGCACAGACGTAGACATCATCTTCAGCAAAGTCAA GGTTAAATCAGCACGTGTCATCACATTTGAGCAGTTCACTCAAGCCATGGGCGAACTGGCTACGAAACGTTTTAAAGGGAAGAGCCAGGAGGAGGCAGTGCAGCTCCTCTATGGCCTCATTGCTGGCAAAGAACCAACCAACATTGGTGTCACT AAAGTGGCAAAAGCCTCAGCCGTGGATAGGTTAACAGACACCAGCAAGTACACCGGGTCTCATAAGGAGCGTTTTGATGAATCTGGAAAGGGAAAAGGCCGCGAGGGAAGGGCGGACATCCCTGACACCAGTGGATACGTCTCTGCATACAAAGGCCAAGGCAGCTATGACAGCAAAGTAAAAGAGgacgaatga
- the si:dkeyp-110c7.4 gene encoding complement C1q-like protein 4: MKGNVVVLFCALPLVLSQPKTYSWDGPGQTLAPDPINPCLTDQESCGCCVMQKKKWQLQQYLNSSMNALEDSLAKAQNTLKNIRDNRVAFSVGLTDKRRCVGPVKLPITVVYQSIFINIGEAYNSTTGVFTVPRSGVYNLAFTVFSDAGSPGAPLAVCASIRKNGVALAALREVYDQDQEDQATAVLLAQLSVGDRITISLQAGCWLCDDQNHYNTFSGFLLYATE; the protein is encoded by the exons ATGAAAG GAAATGTTGTTGTGCTGTTCTGCGCGCTGCCGCTGGTGCTCAGCCAGCCAAAGACCTACAGCTGGGACGGACCAGGACAAACCCTCGCTCCAGATCCCATCAACC CGTGCCTGACTGACCAGGAGTCATGTGGTTGTTGTGTGATGCAGAAGAAAAAATGGCAGTTACAGCAATATTTAAACTCTAGTATGAACGCACTGGAGGATTCGCTGGCCAAAGCACAAAACACACTGAAAAACATCAGAG ACAACCGAGTGGCATTTTCTGTTGGTCTGACTGACAAAAGGCGTTGTGTTGGTCCAGTGAAGTTGCCGATTACCGTGGTCTACCAGAGCATCTTCATCAACATTGGAGAGGCTTATAACTCCACAACTGGCGTGTTCACGGTTCCACGCTCAGGCGTTTATAACCTGGCCTTCACTGTGTTCAGCGACGCAGGCTCTCCAGGCGCACCGCTGGCAGTGTGTGCCAGCATCAGGAAGAACGGTGTGGCTCTAGCAGCTCTCAGAGAGGTTTATGATCAAGACCAGGAGGACCAGGCCACTGCTGTCTTACTCGCACAGCTCAGTGTAGGAGACCGCATTACCATCAGTCTCCAGGCTGGATGCTGGCTTTGTGATGATCAGAACCACTACAACACATTCAGTGGCTTTCTGCTGTACGCCACTGAGtga